The following are encoded together in the Pedobacter steynii genome:
- the clpX gene encoding ATP-dependent Clp protease ATP-binding subunit ClpX → MAKQNKESRCSFCGSGKQDTLMLIEGLDAYICDKCVTQANQLLVQELGSKKAKSLDSSVTLLKPMEIKAHIDQYVIGQDDAKKVLSVAVYNHYKRLGQKVNQEDEVEIEKSNIMLVGETGTGKTLLAKTIAKILHVPFCICDATVLTEAGYVGEDVESILTRLLQAADYDVASAERGIVYIDEVDKVARKSDNPSITRDVSGEGVQQALLKILEGTIVNVPPQGGRKHPDQKMIPVNTNNILFICGGAFDGIERKIANRLRTQAVGYKVKKDDADLDLKNLYKYITPQDLKSFGLIPELIGRVPVLTHLNPLDKAALRNILTEPKNSLFRQYVKLFEFEGVKLVFEDEVLDFIVDKAMEYKLGARGLRSICEAIMLDAMFDIPSDPSIKELSITLDYAVEKFEKADFKKLKAA, encoded by the coding sequence ATGGCTAAACAAAACAAAGAATCTCGTTGCTCTTTTTGTGGTTCAGGTAAGCAGGATACTTTAATGCTTATTGAAGGACTGGATGCATACATTTGTGATAAATGTGTGACCCAGGCCAATCAACTCCTGGTACAGGAGCTTGGAAGTAAGAAGGCAAAATCTTTGGATTCTTCTGTTACCTTATTGAAGCCTATGGAAATCAAGGCGCATATTGATCAATACGTAATTGGTCAGGATGATGCTAAGAAAGTCCTTTCTGTAGCGGTGTATAACCACTATAAGAGATTAGGCCAAAAGGTAAACCAGGAAGATGAAGTAGAGATTGAAAAATCGAATATCATGCTGGTAGGGGAAACCGGTACCGGAAAAACGTTACTTGCAAAAACGATTGCCAAGATCCTGCATGTTCCTTTTTGCATTTGCGATGCGACGGTCCTTACCGAAGCCGGTTATGTAGGAGAAGACGTGGAAAGTATTCTGACACGTCTGCTTCAGGCTGCGGATTATGATGTCGCTTCAGCAGAACGTGGAATCGTTTATATTGATGAGGTGGATAAAGTAGCGCGTAAGAGTGATAATCCATCTATCACAAGAGATGTATCGGGAGAAGGCGTGCAACAGGCTCTACTAAAGATTTTAGAGGGGACTATAGTGAATGTTCCACCTCAGGGCGGACGTAAACATCCTGATCAGAAAATGATCCCTGTAAATACCAATAATATCCTGTTTATCTGCGGTGGTGCATTTGATGGTATTGAGCGTAAGATTGCAAACCGGTTACGTACTCAGGCCGTTGGTTATAAAGTGAAAAAGGACGATGCAGATCTTGATCTTAAAAATCTGTATAAATACATTACCCCTCAGGATTTAAAATCTTTTGGTTTAATTCCTGAACTGATTGGTCGTGTGCCTGTTTTAACGCACCTTAATCCATTGGATAAAGCAGCTTTACGTAATATCCTGACAGAACCTAAAAATTCTTTGTTTCGTCAGTATGTTAAGTTGTTTGAATTCGAAGGAGTGAAGCTGGTATTTGAAGATGAGGTTCTTGACTTTATTGTAGATAAAGCAATGGAATACAAACTTGGAGCAAGGGGCTTACGCTCTATTTGTGAGGCAATTATGCTGGATGCGATGTTTGATATTCCTTCCGATCCGAGTATAAAGGAGTTGAGCATTACACTCGACTACGCGGTGGAGAAATTTGAAAAGGCCGACTTTAAAAAGTTAAAAGCAGCTTAA
- a CDS encoding AMP nucleosidase translates to MNEELEVNKNGNEKKGKKVKEVESPVKSGLKSKGDIVKNWLPRYTGRALEEFGQYILLTNFSKYVQMFSEWHDNAPILGLDKPMQSVTANGITIINFGMGSPMAATMMDLLTAISPKAVLFLGKCGGLKKKNQLGDLILPIAAIRGEGTSNDYFPAEVPALPAFALQKAISTTIRDHSRDYWTGTCYTTNRRVWEHDKNFKKYLKSLRAMAVDMETATIFTTGFANKIPTGALLLVSDQPMIPEGVKTAESDSSVTSNYVETHLKIGIDSLKQLINNGLTVKHLHF, encoded by the coding sequence ATGAATGAAGAATTAGAAGTAAACAAAAATGGAAATGAGAAAAAGGGAAAAAAAGTTAAAGAAGTCGAATCTCCGGTAAAATCAGGATTAAAATCTAAAGGTGATATTGTTAAAAATTGGCTGCCAAGATATACTGGCAGAGCGTTGGAGGAATTCGGACAATATATTCTGTTGACCAATTTCAGTAAGTATGTTCAGATGTTTTCCGAATGGCACGACAATGCACCTATTTTAGGTCTGGATAAACCAATGCAAAGTGTAACAGCCAATGGTATTACCATTATCAATTTTGGAATGGGAAGCCCTATGGCGGCAACAATGATGGACTTGCTGACCGCTATCAGTCCTAAAGCGGTATTGTTTCTTGGCAAATGCGGGGGCTTAAAAAAGAAAAATCAATTGGGTGATCTTATTCTTCCAATCGCAGCGATCAGGGGAGAAGGTACCTCTAATGATTATTTTCCTGCTGAGGTTCCGGCATTACCTGCCTTCGCTCTTCAAAAAGCAATCTCTACGACCATTCGTGACCATTCCAGGGATTATTGGACCGGGACTTGTTATACCACCAACCGCAGGGTCTGGGAACATGATAAGAACTTTAAAAAATACCTGAAAAGTTTACGTGCCATGGCTGTGGATATGGAAACGGCTACCATCTTTACGACAGGCTTTGCAAATAAAATCCCAACAGGAGCATTACTATTGGTATCTGATCAGCCTATGATCCCTGAAGGTGTGAAAACGGCAGAAAGTGATAGCAGTGTAACCAGTAATTATGTGGAAACACACTTGAAAATTGGAATTGATTCTTTAAAACAGTTGATTAATAATGGATTAACAGTGAAACACTTGCATTTTTAA
- a CDS encoding SixA phosphatase family protein produces MAKQLLLVRHGKSEWGNSHLSDFDRPLNSRGLRNAPEMATRILHKDLVPQLVVSSPALRALTTAKNFAEVWNKPLSQIQEETSIYEANVTALLKVVNKLSDKYERVALFGHNPGLTDFANYLSNANIYNVPTCGTVLIEFPFDKWEQISHHTGNLLEFDYPKSADED; encoded by the coding sequence ATGGCGAAGCAACTTCTCTTAGTACGACACGGAAAATCTGAATGGGGTAATAGCCATCTATCGGATTTTGACAGGCCCTTAAATTCCAGAGGCCTAAGAAATGCGCCGGAAATGGCAACCAGGATTCTTCATAAAGATTTAGTCCCCCAACTGGTAGTCAGCAGTCCGGCTTTACGCGCACTTACTACCGCAAAAAATTTTGCTGAGGTATGGAACAAACCCTTAAGTCAGATTCAGGAAGAAACTTCTATCTACGAAGCCAATGTAACAGCCTTATTAAAAGTGGTAAATAAGCTGAGTGATAAATACGAAAGGGTTGCTTTATTTGGTCACAATCCAGGGCTTACAGATTTCGCCAATTATCTGAGTAATGCGAATATCTATAACGTCCCTACATGTGGTACAGTGCTTATAGAGTTTCCATTTGATAAATGGGAACAGATAAGCCACCATACCGGAAATTTATTAGAATTTGATTATCCTAAAAGTGCAGATGAAGATTAA
- a CDS encoding glycosyltransferase family 9 protein, with the protein MPKETAKILVIRFSAMGDVAMTAPILKEFNQHYPDIPLLYISRELFKPFFNEVNNLSFISFDPKKKHKGFFGLIRLFRELNKHEITAVADLHQNLRSRILSLLFFFKGVKLVMIDKGRKDKSALTRKEDKVLRPLPQTVERYAEVFKKLGYPFALSNTLEPAQPASLTAEIFPAKTQKWIGVSPFAQHLQKIYPLHKMESVVYRLASLGYQLFILGGTAEEEEIADSWASKHENIRSLVRKIKLEEELKFISNLDVMLSMDSSGMHLASLQNIPVVSVWGATHPYAGFLGYGQSMADVVQVDLYCRPCSVYGNVPCYRGDFACMNNLAESTVVNSVINKLNHGEATSLSTTRKI; encoded by the coding sequence ATGCCAAAAGAAACTGCTAAAATATTAGTAATCCGTTTCTCCGCCATGGGGGATGTAGCGATGACTGCCCCCATTTTAAAAGAGTTCAACCAACATTACCCCGATATACCGCTGCTTTACATTAGCCGTGAGCTTTTCAAACCTTTCTTTAATGAGGTGAACAACCTCAGCTTTATCTCATTTGATCCCAAAAAAAAACATAAGGGCTTTTTTGGTCTGATCAGACTTTTCAGAGAACTAAACAAACATGAGATTACAGCAGTAGCTGACCTGCATCAAAACCTGAGGAGCAGAATTTTAAGTTTGCTGTTCTTCTTCAAAGGAGTAAAACTCGTTATGATAGACAAAGGCCGAAAGGATAAATCTGCACTGACCCGTAAAGAAGACAAAGTCCTACGCCCTCTTCCGCAAACCGTGGAAAGATATGCAGAGGTCTTCAAAAAACTAGGATACCCATTTGCCCTCTCCAATACATTAGAACCCGCTCAGCCAGCAAGTCTGACTGCCGAGATATTCCCGGCCAAAACACAAAAATGGATTGGGGTAAGCCCTTTTGCCCAGCATTTGCAAAAAATATATCCTTTGCATAAAATGGAATCCGTGGTCTACAGACTTGCCAGCTTGGGGTATCAGTTATTTATCCTGGGCGGCACGGCAGAAGAAGAAGAAATCGCAGACAGCTGGGCTTCAAAGCACGAGAACATCCGTTCTCTGGTCAGAAAAATTAAACTGGAAGAAGAGTTAAAGTTCATCTCCAACCTGGATGTCATGCTTAGTATGGATTCTTCGGGGATGCACCTGGCATCTTTACAGAACATCCCAGTAGTGTCTGTATGGGGCGCTACTCATCCTTATGCCGGATTTTTAGGTTACGGACAATCTATGGCAGATGTTGTTCAGGTTGATCTTTACTGCCGGCCATGTTCTGTTTACGGCAATGTTCCTTGTTACCGGGGAGACTTTGCCTGCATGAACAATTTAGCGGAATCAACTGTTGTAAATAGTGTAATAAATAAACTCAATCATGGCGAAGCAACTTCTCTTAGTACGACACGGAAAATCTGA
- a CDS encoding DUF4254 domain-containing protein, translated as MISKLCNKIFQDAINDYHIHNNIDQPIQNSYKIGTIEHLLYLKCWIDTVQWHMEDVVRNPEINPVEGLQWKRRIDASNQERTDVVEYIDSFFLEEFKDITPSATAKINSESPAWVIDRLSILALKVYHMHEESQRSDASEEHKQNCTDKLNILLNQQTDLSASLDDLIADIKSGAKYMKVYKQMKMYNDPSLNPVLYNSK; from the coding sequence ATGATTAGTAAGCTTTGCAATAAAATATTTCAGGATGCGATTAATGACTATCACATTCACAACAATATCGACCAACCGATTCAAAATAGCTATAAAATAGGCACCATTGAACACCTGCTTTATCTGAAATGCTGGATTGACACGGTACAATGGCATATGGAAGATGTGGTTCGTAACCCTGAGATTAATCCTGTAGAAGGCCTGCAATGGAAACGCCGCATCGACGCGTCCAATCAGGAACGTACTGATGTGGTAGAATATATTGACAGCTTCTTTTTAGAAGAGTTTAAAGACATCACTCCTTCTGCTACTGCAAAAATCAATTCAGAGAGTCCTGCATGGGTTATAGACAGACTTTCTATTCTGGCCTTAAAGGTATACCATATGCACGAAGAAAGTCAGCGCAGTGATGCCTCAGAAGAACATAAACAAAACTGCACGGATAAACTTAACATTTTGTTAAACCAACAAACCGATCTTTCTGCTAGCTTAGATGACTTAATCGCTGATATTAAGAGTGGAGCAAAATACATGAAAGTATATAAACAAATGAAAATGTATAATGACCCCAGTCTTAATCCCGTGCTCTACAATTCCAAGTAA
- a CDS encoding DNA polymerase/3'-5' exonuclease PolX codes for MENKTIARNLRLLSQLMELHNENPFKIKSVANAAFKVDKLPYAIQGKSLEEIARIDGLGKSISSKVWELLETGTMTDLNEILAETPEGIVEMLGIKGIGPKKIGVIWKDLGIENIGELYYACNENRLIEAKGFGLKTQEEIKKIIEFRMAGQGKFLYAHAEGTVNTLYTALAVWLNTINGEPLLGIAGAYRRCMEIIEDVPFLIGADQVAEVQEKISSFEGIAFEEQADGSYAAVGTSGLKVQLHVVQKEDFYLNWFKLTGSEQHVNEILALAGTGPFEDEGAIYRSAGLAFIMPELREGLNEVQLAKENKLPELIRYEDLKGSLHNHSTWSDGVHTLEQMAVFCKDNLKMEYLGICDHSKSAFYANGLNEQRLYAQHQEIDKLNLQLAPFRIFKGIESDILNDGSLDYSDDILKTFDFVVASVHSNLRMDEEKATARLIKAIENPYTTILGHPTGRLLLSRKGYPIDYEKVIDACAANNVVIEINANPLRLDLDWRWHRYALEKGVLLSINPDAHRMEGFHDMHYGTLIGRKGGLTAAQCLNAMSLQDISEYFSNKK; via the coding sequence ATGGAAAATAAAACCATTGCACGCAACTTGCGCTTGCTTTCTCAATTGATGGAATTGCACAATGAGAACCCTTTTAAGATTAAATCAGTAGCTAATGCTGCTTTTAAAGTAGACAAATTACCTTATGCCATTCAAGGCAAGAGCCTGGAAGAAATTGCCCGGATCGATGGTCTTGGAAAGAGCATCTCTTCTAAAGTCTGGGAGTTACTGGAAACAGGCACGATGACCGACTTAAATGAGATTCTTGCGGAAACGCCTGAGGGTATTGTAGAAATGCTGGGGATCAAAGGCATAGGCCCAAAAAAGATCGGAGTGATCTGGAAAGATCTTGGTATTGAAAATATCGGAGAACTATACTATGCCTGTAATGAGAACAGGCTTATTGAGGCAAAAGGTTTTGGCTTAAAAACTCAGGAAGAGATTAAAAAGATCATTGAATTCAGAATGGCAGGACAAGGAAAATTCCTTTATGCCCATGCTGAAGGCACTGTGAACACGTTATATACTGCATTAGCAGTTTGGCTGAATACCATTAACGGTGAACCGCTGTTAGGCATTGCCGGAGCATACCGCCGGTGTATGGAAATTATAGAAGATGTTCCTTTTCTGATTGGAGCAGATCAGGTAGCAGAGGTACAGGAGAAAATTTCATCCTTTGAAGGGATTGCTTTTGAAGAACAAGCCGATGGCAGTTATGCAGCAGTCGGCACCTCCGGACTCAAAGTCCAGTTGCATGTCGTTCAAAAAGAAGATTTTTACCTGAATTGGTTTAAACTTACCGGTAGTGAACAACATGTAAATGAAATACTTGCCTTAGCAGGCACAGGACCATTTGAGGATGAAGGGGCAATTTATCGATCTGCAGGTCTGGCATTTATCATGCCGGAGCTCAGAGAAGGGCTCAACGAAGTTCAGCTGGCCAAAGAAAACAAGCTCCCGGAACTGATCAGATATGAAGATCTGAAAGGCAGTTTACATAACCACTCTACCTGGAGTGACGGGGTGCATACCCTGGAACAAATGGCCGTTTTCTGTAAGGATAACCTTAAAATGGAATATCTTGGTATCTGCGACCATTCAAAGTCTGCATTTTATGCAAATGGCCTGAACGAACAACGTTTATATGCCCAGCATCAGGAAATTGACAAGCTGAACCTTCAGCTTGCCCCTTTCAGGATTTTTAAAGGAATTGAAAGCGACATCTTAAACGATGGTTCTCTGGACTATAGCGATGACATCTTAAAAACGTTTGACTTCGTTGTAGCCTCTGTACACAGCAATCTTCGTATGGACGAGGAAAAGGCTACTGCCAGGCTAATTAAAGCAATTGAGAATCCCTATACTACCATTCTCGGACATCCTACAGGAAGGTTGTTATTGAGCAGAAAGGGATACCCTATTGACTATGAAAAAGTAATCGATGCCTGTGCGGCAAATAATGTGGTTATAGAAATCAACGCCAACCCCTTACGTCTGGATCTGGACTGGCGTTGGCATAGGTATGCATTGGAGAAAGGAGTATTACTTTCCATCAATCCGGATGCCCACCGTATGGAAGGCTTTCATGATATGCATTATGGTACGCTCATTGGAAGAAAGGGTGGCTTAACCGCAGCACAATGTCTCAACGCCATGTCCCTGCAAGATATCTCAGAATACTTCAGTAATAAAAAATAG
- the sppA gene encoding signal peptide peptidase SppA — MKEFFKYVFATIVGVILSMILFVILLVSIIVGVVSSIGEDKSVVVDSNTVLYLNLDQSVTERTFNDPLSELPIVGDEGQKSIGFTDIIKALKEAKTDDNIKCIYLNVTSPNAGFANMKEIRDALLDFKTSKKKIIAYSEVYTQGAYYLASAADKVYLNPEGALEFKGLNSQLVFFKGALDKLGIEAQIIRVGTYKSAVEPFIADKMSDKNREQVTAYLNGLYATFLADISKSRNISKDSLFQIADHYKIQQPKDAEKYKMVDGLRYKDEILDELKSISGTEKKNNLSTITINDYAKNVIMSGKGNTNKTKIAVIYANGDIMGGEGDNDQIGSERISRAIRKARTDSNIKAIVLRVNSPGGSALASDVIWREVVLTKKVKPVIASFGNVAASGGYYIACAADSIFVQPNTITGSIGVFGMIPNFQKLMNKELGITFDGVKTGQYADIMSVNRPMTPGERLIIQNGVNRTYDSFISRVADGRKKSKAYVDSIAGGRVWVGTDAVRIGLADRTGNFNDAILAAAKKAKIQEYRIVEYPEMLDPIRSLLDNSADKIKTHYAKQELGANYLIYQQIKAAISKSGIQARMPFDITVQ; from the coding sequence ATGAAAGAATTTTTTAAGTATGTTTTTGCAACTATCGTAGGTGTCATCTTATCTATGATACTGTTTGTAATCTTGCTCGTTTCCATCATAGTGGGTGTTGTCTCGTCAATAGGTGAAGACAAAAGTGTAGTAGTAGACAGTAACACAGTGCTTTATCTTAATCTGGATCAGTCAGTAACCGAGCGTACCTTCAACGATCCCCTATCCGAACTTCCTATTGTTGGAGATGAGGGACAAAAAAGTATTGGATTTACGGATATTATCAAAGCACTGAAAGAAGCAAAAACAGACGACAATATAAAATGTATTTACCTGAACGTCACTTCTCCGAATGCAGGCTTTGCCAACATGAAAGAGATCAGAGATGCCCTTCTGGATTTTAAAACCAGTAAAAAGAAAATCATTGCCTATAGTGAGGTCTATACCCAGGGGGCTTATTACCTGGCCTCGGCCGCTGATAAGGTTTATCTGAACCCTGAAGGTGCATTGGAGTTTAAAGGGCTCAACTCACAGCTTGTGTTCTTTAAAGGTGCCCTTGATAAATTAGGAATAGAAGCACAAATCATCAGAGTCGGCACCTATAAAAGTGCTGTTGAGCCATTTATAGCCGATAAAATGAGTGATAAGAACAGAGAGCAGGTTACCGCCTACCTAAACGGATTATATGCGACCTTTCTTGCCGACATTTCCAAAAGCAGGAACATCAGCAAAGACAGCCTTTTCCAGATCGCCGATCATTATAAAATTCAGCAACCAAAAGATGCAGAAAAATATAAAATGGTGGATGGACTAAGATACAAAGATGAAATCCTCGATGAATTGAAGTCGATTAGCGGCACAGAGAAAAAAAACAATCTTTCCACTATTACCATTAATGACTATGCAAAAAATGTAATCATGTCTGGTAAAGGAAATACCAATAAAACCAAAATTGCCGTGATCTATGCCAACGGAGATATTATGGGAGGAGAAGGGGATAACGATCAGATTGGCTCGGAAAGAATTTCCAGAGCAATCAGAAAGGCCAGAACAGATTCAAACATTAAAGCGATTGTTTTAAGGGTGAACTCACCAGGCGGTAGTGCACTCGCATCTGATGTGATCTGGAGAGAAGTAGTCCTTACAAAGAAAGTAAAACCTGTTATCGCTTCTTTCGGTAATGTCGCTGCCTCCGGTGGCTATTACATTGCTTGTGCTGCGGATTCCATTTTTGTACAACCCAATACCATTACTGGCTCTATCGGCGTATTTGGAATGATCCCTAACTTCCAGAAGTTAATGAATAAAGAACTTGGAATTACGTTTGATGGCGTAAAAACCGGACAATACGCCGATATCATGAGCGTTAACCGTCCAATGACACCAGGAGAAAGACTGATTATTCAGAATGGCGTAAACCGGACCTACGACAGCTTCATTAGTCGTGTAGCTGATGGCCGGAAGAAAAGTAAAGCTTATGTGGACAGCATTGCAGGAGGCCGCGTATGGGTCGGAACTGATGCGGTTAGAATCGGCCTGGCAGACAGAACAGGAAATTTCAATGATGCGATCTTAGCAGCTGCGAAAAAAGCAAAAATTCAGGAATACAGAATTGTAGAATATCCGGAAATGCTGGATCCGATCCGCTCATTACTGGATAACTCTGCCGATAAAATAAAAACCCATTATGCAAAACAGGAATTGGGTGCAAATTATCTGATTTATCAACAAATAAAAGCCGCAATTTCCAAATCAGGGATTCAGGCCAGAATGCCGTTCGACATTACAGTTCAATAG
- the folK gene encoding 2-amino-4-hydroxy-6-hydroxymethyldihydropteridine diphosphokinase translates to MQLDSKNVYLLLGSNLGDREKLLTTAIVQIENEIGDVFSRSSLYETAAWGKADQPSFLNVAIGLSTVLSPMDVLQKVLKIEENLGRIREEKWGARLIDIDLILFGDLIVDSGTTLQIPHPHMQDRKFVLMPLAEIAADVIHPVFHKSVSEILGILDDNLTVTKI, encoded by the coding sequence ATGCAGTTGGATAGTAAAAATGTTTATTTGTTACTGGGAAGTAATTTGGGAGATCGGGAAAAGCTTCTGACGACTGCAATTGTGCAGATAGAAAATGAGATAGGTGATGTCTTTTCCAGGTCCTCGTTGTATGAAACTGCTGCCTGGGGAAAAGCCGATCAGCCTTCTTTTCTAAATGTCGCAATAGGGTTGAGCACGGTATTGAGTCCGATGGATGTATTGCAGAAAGTGTTGAAAATTGAAGAGAATTTAGGCCGGATCCGGGAAGAGAAGTGGGGTGCCCGCTTAATTGATATTGACCTGATTCTGTTTGGTGATCTGATCGTGGATTCCGGAACAACGCTTCAGATTCCTCATCCTCATATGCAGGATAGAAAGTTTGTTTTGATGCCCTTAGCGGAGATTGCAGCTGATGTAATTCATCCTGTTTTTCACAAGAGTGTATCAGAAATATTAGGTATCTTAGATGATAATTTAACTGTAACAAAAATTTAA